The Sulfurospirillum sp. UCH001 genome segment AGCGTACCAAGTGCAATCACTATCCACAACTCCATTTCACCCTTAGCACACAAATACCCAGCAGGAATCATAACCACTTCACTTGGAAGGGGAAAGATACTGCTTTCAATTGCCATCATCACAAAAATACCAAAATAACCTAATGCTCCAACCGTTTGAACAATCCAATCAATAATAACGTGCATTCTATTCCTAATCTAAGATTTTAATTCGATCATGCGATCACTACACCATGAAGCTAAATGTTTGTCATGTGTAATAAGCAATATACCCACTCTGTCTAAAAATTGCATCAACAGCTGCATTACGTGAAGTCCTGTGATGTTATCAAGAGCAGAAGTCGGCTCATCTGCTAAGATAAGATCTGGTTTCATCAAAAGTGCTCTTAAAATTGAGCATCTTTGAAGTTGCCCACCACTGAGTTGATGGGGTTTTTGAGCCAAAACATCGGGATCAAGATCGAGTGCGTGGCAGAGTTGATGAAGGCCTTCTAAGTGTGCTACATCACTGATTTGATTGATGATGGTGTAAGTTGGATGAAACGATGTATAGGGGTCTTGAAAAATCTGCGAGAGTTTCATCGCCCCAATAGTGCCACTTTTAGGTTTGAGATTACCTGTTATCAGCTCAAAAAGCGTGCTTTTACCACTACCGCTCGCTCCTAAAATAGCAACAACTTCTCCCACATTAACATGCAAAGAAAAATTGTTATATAAAAGCTTTGAATTTTTATATCCAAAGGTAAGGTTTTCTACACGTAAAACCTCTTTATTCATTCGCGAATTTGCCCTTTACCGTAAACTTTGAACTTGTAGGTCGTTAAATCATTAATACCCATAGGTCCACGTGCATGAAGTTTGTTTGTACTGATGCCTACTTCTGCACCAAAGCCAAACTCACCACCATCGGTAAAGCGTGTCGAAGCATTGGCATACACACACGCAGCATCGACTTCATTCAAAAATCGTTCAACTAATGTATAGTTTTCACTTAAAATTGCTTCAGAATGAGAAGAACCATACTCAGCGATATGTGTAATCGCTTCATCCATGTTTTCTACAATTTTGATATTTAGGGCATTACATAGATGCTCTGTATGATAATCTTTATCTTCTGCAAGTGGTACATTCAAAAGTTCATGTGTTTTTTCGCACCCTTTTATCTGAGCACCTGTAAGTAAAAGAGCCTCTTTCATACGTGGTAAAAAATCTTTTGCAATGGCTTCATGGACTAAAAGGGTCTCAAGTGAATTACACGCACTTGGACGTTGGCATTTTGCGTTTAAGACAATCTCAATAGCTTTTTCCAAGTTAGCATCTTTATCGACATACGTATGACACACACCTTTATCGTGTTTGACTACAGGAACGGTGGCATTTTCACTCACAAAACGAATGAGTGCTTCTCCTCCACGTGGGATGATAAGATCTACATATTTGTCCATTTTAATGAGCTTTGCAACACCTTCACGACTTGCATCTGGTAAAAGTGAGATAATTTCTTTTGGCAAATGATGTTTTTCTAAGACCTCTTGTAACAGTGAAGCGATGATAGCATTGCTATGAAATGCCTCTTTTCCGCCTTTAAGAACACATGCATTGCCACTTTTGAAGCAAAGTGCAGCAGTATCACTGGTAACATTAGGACGACTTTCATAAATAATGCCAATAACTCCAATAGGAATAGTTACTTTTTCAATCTTAATACCGCTAGGAACAACCCATCCCTCTAAAACTCTTCCAACAGGTTCTTTCAAGCTCGCAATCTCACGAATTGCTTTTGCCATCTCTGCAATGCGCTTGGAATTGAGTAAAAGTCTATCCACCATAGCCGAGCTTAAGTTGTTTTTTTTCGCATTGTCTAAATCTTTTTGGTTTTCAAAAATTATACGCTCGCTTTGTGATTCCAAAGTACCTGCCATGTCTGCTAAAACATCATTTTTTGTTTTCGGATCAAGTGTCGCGATAATACGACTGGCAGATTTGGCATGTTTTAAGAAAGTTTGCACGTTAATTGTTCCTTAGAATGGCATTTGATGGGATTTTACACTTTTTATATTTAATGTGTCATAAGTATGTTCAGAGTATAATAGTTAGCATTAAAAGAGAATAATAGTAAGGATAATAAAATGCAGCAGATTTACGATTTAGTCATTATCGGCGGGGGACCTGGTGGTATTGGTGCAGCAGTTGAAGCTAAAGTTCTTGGTATTAAGCATATTATGATGATTGAGAAGGGTGACAACCACTCACAAACCATCCGTAAATTTTATAAAGATAACAAAAGAGTTGATAAAAACTACAAAGGTCAAGAAATTGAATTAAGAGGTACAATTGACTTTCGTGATGGAACAAAAGAGAGTACACTCAATTATTTTGATTCACTCTTAGATTCAGGTGAAATTGACTCAGCATTTAACAGCGAAGTTGAAAGTATCACACAAGAGGGCGATGAATTTCATATCGTTACAACCAAAGCAGGCTATAGAGCTAAAAACGTTGTTGTAGCTATTGGTACGATGGGTAAACCAAATAAGCCTGATTATACCTTACCGATTTCACTTAAAGAGCGTATCAATTTTAACCTCGACAAATGTTCACAAGGAGAAAAACTTCTCATTGTCGGTGGAGGAAATTCAGCAGTAGAGTATGCTATTGAGCTTTCCAAAACAAATAATGTTACACTGAATTATCGCCGCGATACCTTTAGCAGACTCAATGAAATCAATCTAAAAATGATTCACGAATACAATGGTCAAGAAAAATTACGTTTACGCCTTGGTATGGACATAGTCTCCATTGAAAATGAAAATGGTTTGGTAAAAGTCAACTTTACTGACGGTTATTACACCGTTTATGACCGAGTTGTGTATGCTATTGGTGGAACAACGCCTGTTGACTTCCTCAAAAAATGTGGTATTACATTTGATAGTGAAGGGAAACCAGAGTTTGATGAGCATTTTGAAACAAAAACCAAAGGGCTCTACCTTGCAGGTGACATTGCAGTTAAAAGTGGTGGAAGTATCGCTATTGCACTTAATCACGCATATGAAATTGTAACACATATCTTAAACGCAAAATAATTAAGGCATTGTATTAATGGCAAAAATTGCTCTCTCTTCTTCGCAGATTTTAAATATTGCACTTGGATTAGTCATCGTTGTCGGAGGCTTTGCCTCCGTCCAATATGGTAATTTTGGTGGTGTCTCTTTTGATGAGCTCACAGAAAAATACATCAGTAAAAATGATGTGAAATTCAGTGACTTACCCCTTGACGTACAAAAACAATACATAGATAAAGAAGCGACACTTGAGCAGAGTAAAGATGGTAATTTGTTTGAAGATACCTATTATGATGAGCAAGGTAAGCCAATTGCAGAATCTGAGCTTACCAAACAA includes the following:
- a CDS encoding ATP-binding cassette domain-containing protein, whose amino-acid sequence is MNKEVLRVENLTFGYKNSKLLYNNFSLHVNVGEVVAILGASGSGKSTLFELITGNLKPKSGTIGAMKLSQIFQDPYTSFHPTYTIINQISDVAHLEGLHQLCHALDLDPDVLAQKPHQLSGGQLQRCSILRALLMKPDLILADEPTSALDNITGLHVMQLLMQFLDRVGILLITHDKHLASWCSDRMIELKS
- a CDS encoding glutamate-5-semialdehyde dehydrogenase, producing MQTFLKHAKSASRIIATLDPKTKNDVLADMAGTLESQSERIIFENQKDLDNAKKNNLSSAMVDRLLLNSKRIAEMAKAIREIASLKEPVGRVLEGWVVPSGIKIEKVTIPIGVIGIIYESRPNVTSDTAALCFKSGNACVLKGGKEAFHSNAIIASLLQEVLEKHHLPKEIISLLPDASREGVAKLIKMDKYVDLIIPRGGEALIRFVSENATVPVVKHDKGVCHTYVDKDANLEKAIEIVLNAKCQRPSACNSLETLLVHEAIAKDFLPRMKEALLLTGAQIKGCEKTHELLNVPLAEDKDYHTEHLCNALNIKIVENMDEAITHIAEYGSSHSEAILSENYTLVERFLNEVDAACVYANASTRFTDGGEFGFGAEVGISTNKLHARGPMGINDLTTYKFKVYGKGQIRE
- a CDS encoding NAD(P)-binding domain-containing protein, yielding MQQIYDLVIIGGGPGGIGAAVEAKVLGIKHIMMIEKGDNHSQTIRKFYKDNKRVDKNYKGQEIELRGTIDFRDGTKESTLNYFDSLLDSGEIDSAFNSEVESITQEGDEFHIVTTKAGYRAKNVVVAIGTMGKPNKPDYTLPISLKERINFNLDKCSQGEKLLIVGGGNSAVEYAIELSKTNNVTLNYRRDTFSRLNEINLKMIHEYNGQEKLRLRLGMDIVSIENENGLVKVNFTDGYYTVYDRVVYAIGGTTPVDFLKKCGITFDSEGKPEFDEHFETKTKGLYLAGDIAVKSGGSIAIALNHAYEIVTHILNAK